From the Rhodothermales bacterium genome, one window contains:
- a CDS encoding FtsX-like permease family protein has protein sequence MESLPGPLLRRSSLRYLGRHPLLMGLSILGIALGVALVVSIDLANDSARRAFALSAERVTGKATHQVVSTTGRLPADVYRTLRIREGIREIAPVVEGHAAAPGFAGRTFQVLGIDPFSEGPFRGYTERGTGFDLGRFMATPGAALLAAGTADALGKAVGDTMLVRIGGSRRVLHLVGVLDADDERSASAITDLMIVDVSTAQEWFGFGDGLSHIDLVLPDTDAGVRRLAAIEAALPPGAQVVRSAARTSTIEQLTRAFELNLTALSLLALVVGVFLVYNTMTFSVVQRRNLIGRLRTLGVSRGQVFGLVLGEAVLVGILGTALGLVLGVALGQNLVKLVTRTINDLYYVLSVQEVALSVATLMKGVGLGLVATVAASIGPAREAATAPAGTVLRRSDEELAHRARLPRLVGAGAGAALVGLALLLVPGNSIVVSYTAMFFLMMAFALAAPAAVAGMARLARPPLGALLGFTGRMAAQGIVSSLSRTGVAIAALMMAVASTIGVGVMVGSFRQTVEVWLERSLQADIYISPPSLVMRRAGSALPEAFVEDVRAFGVARSVSTGRPVQVRGEAGPVDLVAFDLAADSRPTFAFKQGRPEAIWPAFDAGEAVLVSEPFTFRQGVQTGDSLRLLTDAGWRTFPVAGVFYDYGSDIGVVFMARTTFDRYYDDRSVTTMALYLQEGASLEVAIDGLRALAPAGEDILIRSNRTLRALSMEVFDRTFAITSVLQLLAIGVAFIGILSALMALQLERNRELAVLRATGFTPGQVFGYVTLQTGLMGLFAGVLALPLGGVLASMLVFVINRRSFGWTMQFTIPPTILVQAIVLAVLAAWLAGLYPSWRMSRANPSLALRED, from the coding sequence ATGGAATCTCTGCCCGGCCCGCTCCTGCGCCGCTCCAGCCTCCGGTACCTCGGCCGGCATCCCCTCCTGATGGGGCTGTCGATCCTGGGCATCGCGCTGGGTGTGGCGCTCGTGGTCTCGATCGACCTTGCGAACGACAGCGCCCGCCGCGCCTTCGCCCTGTCCGCCGAGCGGGTGACCGGCAAGGCGACGCACCAGGTGGTGAGCACGACCGGCCGGCTGCCGGCCGACGTCTATCGCACGCTCCGGATCCGAGAGGGGATCCGTGAAATCGCCCCGGTGGTGGAGGGGCATGCGGCGGCGCCCGGATTCGCCGGCCGCACGTTCCAGGTGCTGGGTATCGATCCGTTTTCCGAGGGCCCGTTTCGTGGTTATACCGAACGCGGGACGGGCTTCGATCTGGGTCGATTCATGGCCACGCCGGGGGCGGCGTTGCTCGCGGCCGGCACGGCGGACGCGCTCGGAAAGGCCGTCGGGGATACGATGCTTGTCCGAATCGGCGGCAGCCGGCGGGTGCTGCATCTCGTGGGCGTGCTGGACGCGGACGACGAGCGGAGCGCGTCGGCGATAACGGATCTGATGATCGTGGATGTCTCGACGGCCCAGGAGTGGTTCGGTTTTGGGGATGGCCTGAGCCATATCGACCTAGTCCTGCCGGACACGGACGCGGGAGTGCGCCGGCTGGCCGCCATCGAGGCGGCGTTGCCTCCGGGCGCCCAGGTGGTTCGTTCCGCGGCGCGCACCTCCACCATCGAACAGCTCACGCGGGCCTTCGAACTCAACCTGACCGCGCTGAGCCTGCTCGCGCTCGTCGTGGGGGTGTTCCTCGTCTACAACACCATGACCTTTTCCGTCGTCCAGCGCCGCAACCTGATCGGCCGGCTGCGGACGCTCGGCGTCTCTCGGGGGCAGGTGTTCGGGCTGGTGCTGGGCGAGGCCGTGCTCGTGGGCATCCTCGGCACCGCGCTGGGGCTGGTGCTGGGCGTGGCGTTGGGGCAGAACCTCGTTAAACTGGTCACCCGCACGATCAACGACCTGTATTACGTGCTCTCGGTTCAGGAAGTCGCCCTCTCCGTGGCGACACTTATGAAGGGCGTCGGGCTCGGGCTCGTGGCCACAGTAGCCGCGTCGATCGGGCCGGCGCGTGAAGCGGCCACGGCCCCGGCCGGCACCGTGCTGCGGCGGTCGGACGAAGAGTTGGCCCATCGGGCGCGTCTGCCGCGGTTGGTGGGCGCCGGCGCCGGTGCGGCGCTTGTCGGCCTGGCGCTGCTCCTCGTGCCGGGCAACAGCATCGTGGTCAGCTACACGGCCATGTTTTTTTTGATGATGGCCTTCGCGCTCGCGGCCCCGGCGGCCGTGGCCGGCATGGCCCGCCTCGCGCGGCCGCCGCTGGGGGCCCTTCTGGGGTTCACGGGCCGGATGGCGGCGCAAGGGATCGTGTCGTCGCTGAGCCGGACCGGCGTGGCCATCGCGGCGCTGATGATGGCCGTCGCGTCGACCATCGGGGTCGGCGTGATGGTCGGGAGTTTTCGGCAGACGGTGGAGGTGTGGCTCGAGCGGTCGCTCCAGGCCGACATCTACATCTCACCCCCAAGCCTGGTCATGCGCCGCGCCGGGAGTGCGTTGCCGGAGGCGTTCGTGGAAGACGTCCGCGCCTTCGGCGTGGCGCGCTCCGTGAGCACCGGCCGGCCCGTGCAAGTGCGGGGCGAGGCGGGGCCCGTGGACCTCGTCGCGTTCGACCTCGCGGCCGACAGCCGGCCGACGTTTGCCTTCAAGCAGGGCCGTCCCGAAGCCATCTGGCCGGCCTTCGACGCCGGCGAGGCGGTGCTCGTGTCGGAACCGTTCACCTTCCGGCAGGGTGTGCAGACCGGCGACTCGCTCCGGCTGCTGACCGACGCCGGATGGCGAACCTTTCCCGTGGCCGGCGTATTTTACGACTATGGCTCCGACATCGGCGTCGTCTTCATGGCGCGGACGACGTTCGACCGGTACTACGACGACCGGAGTGTGACCACGATGGCGTTGTATTTGCAGGAGGGCGCTTCGCTCGAAGTCGCGATCGACGGCTTGCGCGCCCTGGCGCCGGCCGGCGAAGACATCCTCATTCGGTCCAACCGGACGCTCCGCGCCCTGTCGATGGAGGTTTTCGATCGGACCTTTGCCATCACGTCGGTGCTGCAATTGTTGGCGATCGGAGTCGCCTTCATCGGCATCCTGAGCGCGCTGATGGCGCTGCAACTGGAGCGAAACCGCGAATTGGCCGTATTACGGGCTACTGGATTTACACCCGGACAGGTGTTCGGCTATGTGACGTTGCAAACTGGCCTCATGGGCCTCTTCGCCGGCGTGCTGGCGTTGCCGCTGGGCGGGGTGCTCGCGTCCATGCTTGTTTTTGTCATAAATAGACGCTCGTTCGGTTGGACGATGCAGTTCACGATACCGCCGACGATTCTCGTACAGGCAATTGTTCTTGCCGTCCTGGCGGCATGGCTTGCCGGCCTCTATCCTTCCTGGCGGATGTCCCGCGCTAACCCGTCACTGGCCTTGCGGGAAGATTGA
- a CDS encoding 3'(2'),5'-bisphosphate nucleotidase, giving the protein MYTREREIAIAAVREASIICRAVQARISSSVLEKKDKSPVTVADFGSQALVCRALREAFAGDPIIAEEDSAALREAGQSELLARVVNHVSEIRPGVSADTVCQWIDFGGANAYSKRFWTLDPIDGTKGFLRNEQYAIALALIVDGEIVVSALGCPNLPVSADRPDQVGVIFAAVKGEGAVAIELDSDAAPEAVRVSDLADSRKARFCESVESGHSSHDDSATVSQRLGITAEAVRMDSQAKYATVARGDADIYLRLPTRAGYVEKIWDHAAGVLVITEAGGRVTDINGKPLEFTHGSGLEKNKGVIVTNGHLHEAVLEALNAVGVAA; this is encoded by the coding sequence ATGTATACCCGTGAACGTGAAATCGCCATCGCCGCCGTGCGCGAAGCCAGTATCATCTGCCGCGCCGTGCAGGCGCGTATTTCGAGCAGTGTGCTGGAGAAAAAAGACAAGAGCCCGGTGACCGTGGCCGACTTCGGCAGCCAGGCGCTGGTGTGCCGCGCCCTACGCGAGGCGTTCGCCGGCGACCCGATCATTGCCGAAGAAGACAGCGCGGCGTTGCGCGAAGCCGGCCAGAGCGAACTCCTCGCCCGCGTCGTGAACCACGTGAGCGAAATCCGCCCCGGCGTCTCCGCTGATACCGTGTGCCAGTGGATCGACTTCGGTGGGGCCAACGCCTACAGCAAGCGATTCTGGACGCTCGACCCCATCGACGGCACCAAGGGCTTCCTGCGTAACGAGCAATACGCGATCGCGCTGGCCCTGATCGTCGACGGCGAGATCGTCGTTTCCGCCCTCGGATGCCCGAACCTGCCGGTGTCGGCGGATCGGCCGGATCAGGTCGGCGTCATCTTCGCCGCCGTGAAGGGCGAGGGCGCCGTCGCGATCGAGCTGGATTCCGACGCGGCCCCCGAGGCTGTGCGCGTGAGCGACCTCGCGGACAGCCGGAAGGCGCGGTTCTGCGAGTCCGTCGAGTCCGGCCACAGCTCGCACGACGACTCCGCAACCGTGAGCCAGCGCCTCGGGATCACGGCCGAGGCCGTGCGCATGGACAGTCAGGCGAAATACGCGACCGTGGCCCGCGGCGACGCAGATATCTACCTCCGCCTGCCGACGCGCGCCGGCTATGTCGAGAAAATCTGGGACCACGCGGCCGGCGTGCTGGTCATCACCGAGGCCGGCGGCCGGGTGACGGACATCAATGGCAAGCCGCTGGAATTTACCCACGGCTCGGGCCTCGAGAAAAACAAAGGCGTGATCGTGACCAACGGCCACCTGCATGAGGCCGTGCTCGAGGCGCTGAACGCGGTCGGGGTCGCCGCTTAG
- a CDS encoding pyridoxal phosphate-dependent aminotransferase translates to MADILKPLASRTENLVQSDIRAVTQLINRVGGINLGQGICDLPTPELIKAGAHAAIDADHSIYTSYAGIPELRRAIYQKARSFNRIPVQSYEEVIVCIGSTGAFVSAIFALLDPGDEAILFEPFYGYHRNLLRLPGAVPRYVTMRGRDWVIDFDEVERAITPATKAVIVNTPGNPNGKVWTRDELAQLLALMEKHNLYAITDEIYEYMTYDGHEHVSLASLPGGYERTVTISGFSKTYNMTGWRLGYAVAPPAIIEKMGLLNDLFSICAPAPLQHGVARAFELEDAYYEGMMADYVVKRRMMCDALEAAGFTFSRPQGAYYVLAGFEELARKRPGYTSAREACETLIQIAGVATVPGDSFFSDPESGRHLLRFCYAKEYPVLEQACGQIVNGFKV, encoded by the coding sequence ATGGCAGACATCCTCAAACCCCTCGCCTCCCGCACGGAAAACCTCGTCCAGAGCGACATCCGCGCCGTCACCCAGCTGATCAACCGCGTGGGCGGCATCAACCTGGGGCAGGGCATCTGCGACCTCCCCACCCCGGAACTCATCAAGGCCGGCGCCCACGCCGCCATCGACGCGGATCACTCCATCTACACCAGTTACGCCGGTATCCCCGAACTGCGGCGCGCCATCTACCAAAAAGCGCGATCCTTCAATCGGATCCCCGTGCAAAGCTATGAAGAGGTCATCGTCTGTATCGGCTCGACCGGGGCGTTTGTGAGCGCCATCTTCGCGCTGCTGGACCCCGGCGACGAGGCCATCCTCTTTGAGCCGTTTTACGGGTACCACCGCAACCTGCTCCGTCTCCCCGGCGCCGTCCCGCGCTACGTCACGATGCGCGGACGCGATTGGGTCATCGACTTCGACGAGGTGGAGCGCGCCATCACGCCGGCCACCAAAGCGGTGATCGTCAACACGCCGGGCAATCCTAACGGCAAGGTGTGGACGCGCGACGAGCTGGCTCAGCTGCTCGCACTCATGGAGAAACACAATCTCTACGCCATCACCGACGAGATCTACGAGTACATGACGTACGACGGCCACGAGCACGTCTCACTAGCCTCGTTACCGGGCGGGTACGAGCGGACCGTCACGATCTCCGGCTTCTCCAAAACCTACAACATGACCGGCTGGCGGCTCGGCTACGCCGTGGCTCCGCCGGCGATTATCGAGAAGATGGGTCTGCTCAACGACCTGTTTTCGATCTGCGCGCCGGCGCCCCTTCAGCACGGCGTCGCGCGGGCATTCGAATTGGAAGATGCGTACTACGAGGGGATGATGGCCGACTATGTCGTCAAGCGCCGCATGATGTGCGATGCCCTGGAAGCGGCCGGGTTTACCTTCAGCCGTCCCCAGGGCGCGTATTACGTGCTCGCCGGCTTCGAAGAACTCGCCCGAAAACGCCCCGGCTACACTTCCGCCCGCGAAGCGTGCGAAACGCTCATCCAGATCGCCGGCGTCGCCACCGTCCCCGGCGATTCGTTCTTTAGCGACCCCGAGAGCGGCCGTCACCTGCTCCGATTCTGCTACGCCAAGGAATACCCGGTGCTGGAGCAGGCGTGCGGTCAAATCGTGAATGGGTTTAAGGTGTAA
- a CDS encoding T9SS type A sorting domain-containing protein: DGGGNNGGGSVSVQLVSLDIVHEEEVVGIFWEARNETDLVNYVIQRSTTGDSFESIGVVEKIRARTASSEYVWTDRSTPAESERLFYRIRSVYVDDSETFSPVLELTLDGTGPFRLDQSYPNPTAGVARIGYSLPETATVTIRLFDLLGREVAVLANGLEAAGNHEVAFDSASLPVGMYVYRLEAGGASQTRKLTVLR; the protein is encoded by the coding sequence GTGATGGAGGGGGAAATAATGGGGGGGGCTCCGTCAGCGTGCAGTTGGTGAGCCTGGACATCGTCCATGAAGAAGAGGTGGTCGGGATCTTCTGGGAAGCGCGCAATGAAACCGACCTCGTCAACTACGTCATCCAGCGCTCCACCACCGGAGACTCGTTCGAATCGATCGGCGTGGTAGAAAAAATTAGAGCGAGAACGGCGAGCAGCGAATACGTCTGGACGGATCGCTCGACGCCGGCCGAAAGCGAACGGCTCTTTTACCGAATCCGCAGCGTGTACGTGGACGACAGTGAGACCTTCTCGCCCGTGCTCGAACTGACGCTCGACGGCACCGGGCCCTTCCGGCTCGACCAGAGCTACCCAAACCCGACCGCCGGCGTCGCCCGCATCGGCTATTCGCTGCCCGAGACAGCCACTGTCACCATCCGCCTGTTCGATCTGCTTGGCCGTGAGGTGGCGGTACTGGCGAACGGACTGGAAGCCGCGGGCAACCATGAAGTGGCGTTCGACTCGGCCTCTCTCCCGGTGGGAATGTATGTGTACCGCCTGGAGGCCGGCGGAGCCTCACAGACGCGGAAGCTGACTGTGCTTAGATAA
- a CDS encoding type I restriction enzyme HsdR N-terminal domain-containing protein: MLPHLNLPACTLTVHEEDGHPIVFDPIRQRFVALTPEEWVRQHFVHFLVQDRGFPVGLLAIEKGFRYQGMACRADIVAHDRAGAPALVVECKAPVVDIHQGTFDQIARYNTVLQASYLVVTNGMVHYCCLVDWDRHTYTFVDTVPAYEQISTPRVPGITSRRTPTNRRR, from the coding sequence ATGCTTCCCCACCTCAACCTGCCGGCCTGCACCCTGACGGTCCACGAGGAGGATGGACATCCCATCGTATTCGACCCCATCCGGCAGCGGTTCGTTGCGCTCACGCCCGAGGAATGGGTACGGCAGCATTTTGTCCACTTTCTCGTGCAGGACCGTGGATTTCCCGTGGGGCTTCTGGCCATCGAAAAGGGATTTCGCTACCAGGGGATGGCCTGCCGCGCCGACATCGTGGCGCACGACCGCGCGGGCGCGCCGGCGCTGGTGGTTGAGTGCAAAGCGCCGGTAGTCGATATCCATCAGGGGACGTTCGATCAGATCGCCCGCTACAATACGGTCCTTCAGGCATCGTACCTCGTTGTTACGAATGGTATGGTACACTATTGTTGCCTTGTGGATTGGGACCGACACACGTATACGTTTGTCGACACCGTGCCCGCGTACGAGCAGATCAGCACCCCGCGCGTTCCCGGTATCACATCCCGGCGCACACCTACTAACCGAAGACGATAA
- a CDS encoding nucleoside deaminase, whose amino-acid sequence MPHTTRETDQRYLREAIELAAENARLGRGGPFAALVVHAGRVIARCTNRVTALNDPTAHAEVEAIREACRQLGDYQLPGCTLYASCEPCPMCLGAIYWARPVRVVFAATRHEAAAAGFDDAFIYRELTLPPVDRSIPFEPVDLPEAGLPFDRWREAEGRIDY is encoded by the coding sequence ATGCCTCACACGACCCGAGAAACAGATCAGCGCTACCTGCGGGAGGCGATCGAACTGGCGGCGGAAAACGCCCGGTTGGGGCGGGGCGGACCCTTTGCCGCGCTGGTCGTGCACGCCGGCCGGGTCATCGCCCGCTGCACCAACCGGGTGACGGCGCTGAATGATCCGACGGCCCACGCCGAAGTCGAGGCCATCCGGGAAGCCTGCCGGCAACTCGGCGACTATCAGCTGCCGGGATGCACCCTCTACGCCTCCTGCGAACCCTGCCCGATGTGCCTCGGGGCGATCTACTGGGCCCGGCCGGTCCGTGTGGTGTTTGCCGCGACCCGCCACGAAGCCGCTGCCGCCGGCTTCGACGATGCGTTCATCTACCGGGAACTCACCTTGCCGCCTGTTGACCGCTCGATCCCGTTCGAGCCAGTCGATCTGCCCGAAGCCGGCCTGCCGTTCGACCGGTGGCGTGAAGCCGAGGGTCGAATCGACTACTGA
- a CDS encoding DJ-1/PfpI family protein: MPSKILLITGDAGESFEALYARQRFQEAGYTPVLAAPRKKRLNLVIHDFEPGWDTYIEKPGYILEADISFDDVKVDEYIAVLVLGGRAPEYLRHNARVMAIVQEFDQREKWVWAICHGIQVLITAGLAGGRILTCYEHVRSEVEACGGTYSTQQAIRDGRYVTGQTWQSHPEFYREVFACLGE; the protein is encoded by the coding sequence ATGCCTTCAAAAATCCTCCTCATCACCGGCGACGCCGGCGAAAGCTTTGAAGCGCTGTACGCGCGGCAGCGATTCCAGGAAGCCGGCTACACCCCGGTGCTGGCGGCGCCGCGGAAGAAACGGCTGAACCTCGTCATCCACGATTTTGAGCCTGGCTGGGACACCTATATCGAAAAGCCGGGGTACATCCTGGAGGCGGATATTTCCTTTGACGACGTGAAGGTAGACGAGTACATCGCCGTTCTCGTCCTGGGCGGCCGGGCGCCGGAGTATCTGCGGCACAATGCGCGGGTGATGGCCATCGTGCAGGAGTTCGACCAGCGCGAAAAGTGGGTCTGGGCGATCTGTCACGGCATCCAGGTGTTGATCACGGCCGGCCTGGCCGGAGGGCGCATCCTGACGTGTTACGAGCACGTACGCTCCGAGGTCGAAGCCTGCGGCGGGACGTATTCCACCCAGCAGGCCATACGCGACGGCCGGTACGTCACCGGCCAGACCTGGCAATCGCACCCCGAATTCTACCGCGAGGTGTTTGCCTGTCTGGGCGAATGA
- a CDS encoding lipocalin-like domain-containing protein — MGKRNKHRGATASAFFQARVLVPIALLLPALAAAYIWYNQPEPQVRASVDVRTIVATDTVGYSRAEGPIPLRFPDDHAAHPDFKVEWWYYTGNVAAPDGRRFGYQFTLFRNALAPPDTSTRATEWGTNQLYMGHLALTDIAANRFYAFERFSRGAADLAGSHAQPFRVWLEDWEAAQAGPTMPPMRIRASEGGVQLDLMLEPMKPMVLQGDRGYSVKGPGAGNASYYYSYTRLNTTGRIETPEGSYEVQGLSWMDREWSSSLLDKHQVGWDWFSLQLTDRREIMYFIVREGGAEAQPYADGVVVQPDGSRIPLHPGELTLDAVDTWESPLDGATYPSGWRMQIPSQRIDLSIEPAIKNQEVDLSVRYWEGSVTVTGSSDGRPVDGRGYVELTGYARSSRSFDEELSDEELLSMPRDWQPGAKAPTAEPPPGDAKVGTKEPGAKRKTN, encoded by the coding sequence ATGGGAAAAAGAAACAAACATCGCGGCGCGACCGCCTCGGCCTTCTTCCAGGCCCGGGTGCTGGTCCCTATCGCCCTCCTGCTGCCGGCGCTGGCCGCGGCCTACATCTGGTACAACCAGCCTGAGCCTCAGGTCCGCGCCTCCGTAGATGTGCGCACTATCGTGGCTACGGACACGGTGGGGTACTCGCGGGCCGAAGGCCCCATCCCCTTGCGTTTTCCGGACGACCATGCCGCTCATCCGGATTTTAAGGTCGAGTGGTGGTACTACACCGGCAACGTGGCCGCGCCGGATGGCCGGCGCTTCGGTTATCAGTTCACCCTCTTCCGTAATGCCCTGGCGCCACCCGATACCTCCACCCGCGCCACAGAGTGGGGCACCAATCAGCTCTACATGGGGCACCTCGCCCTGACGGATATCGCGGCGAACCGCTTTTACGCGTTCGAACGTTTCAGCCGCGGCGCTGCGGATCTGGCCGGCTCGCACGCGCAGCCGTTTCGGGTCTGGCTGGAGGATTGGGAGGCCGCCCAGGCCGGCCCCACGATGCCCCCCATGCGTATCCGTGCGAGCGAAGGGGGCGTCCAACTCGATCTGATGCTCGAGCCGATGAAGCCGATGGTCCTCCAGGGCGATCGCGGCTACAGTGTCAAGGGCCCCGGCGCCGGTAACGCCTCGTATTACTACTCCTACACCCGGCTCAACACGACGGGGCGTATCGAGACCCCCGAGGGCTCGTACGAGGTCCAGGGGCTCAGCTGGATGGACCGCGAGTGGAGCTCGAGCCTGCTCGATAAGCACCAGGTGGGCTGGGACTGGTTTTCGCTCCAACTCACCGATCGCCGGGAGATCATGTACTTCATCGTCCGCGAAGGCGGCGCCGAGGCGCAGCCCTACGCGGACGGCGTGGTCGTGCAGCCCGATGGGTCGCGGATCCCGCTTCACCCCGGCGAACTGACCCTCGACGCCGTCGACACCTGGGAAAGCCCGCTCGATGGGGCCACCTACCCTTCGGGCTGGCGGATGCAGATTCCATCGCAGCGCATCGATCTGAGCATCGAGCCGGCGATCAAGAATCAAGAAGTCGATCTCTCGGTGCGGTACTGGGAAGGCTCGGTGACGGTGACCGGTTCGAGCGACGGCAGGCCGGTAGATGGGCGAGGGTATGTCGAACTCACGGGTTATGCCCGAAGCTCGCGATCGTTTGACGAAGAGTTGTCGGACGAGGAGCTGCTTTCGATGCCACGCGACTGGCAGCCGGGCGCCAAGGCGCCAACCGCGGAGCCGCCCCCGGGCGATGCCAAGGTCGGCACGAAAGAGCCGGGCGCCAAGCGAAAAACGAACTGA
- a CDS encoding alpha/beta hydrolase-fold protein, producing MPDFRTLRASDPRFEHESLRHITVKSPALGRRADLTLYLPAEGPERDLPLVLLLHGVYGSHWAWAYKGGVHRTAQRMIDAGELPPLAIAMPSDGLWGDGSGYLPHPERNAERWIVDEVPAAVAQETGRTSSASPLFIGGLSMGGFGALRLGATHGSRFRGISGHSSVIHLERLKTFVEEPIEAFGVPPEHCDALGALVRHKATLPPLRFDCGTEDPLLEDNRALHAALDAAGIPHTYEEFPGGHEWTYWERQVVRTLRFFGGILNRGTAQ from the coding sequence ATGCCCGACTTCCGCACCCTTCGCGCCTCAGACCCCCGTTTCGAGCACGAGTCGCTTCGCCACATCACGGTCAAGAGCCCTGCGCTCGGCCGGCGGGCGGATCTCACACTGTATCTGCCGGCAGAAGGCCCGGAGCGCGATCTTCCGCTCGTGCTTTTGCTCCATGGCGTCTACGGGAGCCACTGGGCGTGGGCGTACAAGGGGGGCGTCCATCGCACGGCGCAGCGTATGATCGACGCCGGCGAGCTTCCCCCACTGGCCATCGCCATGCCGTCGGACGGGCTCTGGGGCGATGGGAGCGGCTACCTGCCCCACCCCGAACGGAACGCTGAGCGCTGGATCGTCGACGAGGTACCGGCGGCGGTCGCGCAGGAGACAGGGCGCACCTCCTCCGCCAGCCCGCTGTTTATCGGCGGGCTGTCCATGGGAGGATTCGGGGCGCTGCGCCTCGGAGCGACGCATGGATCCCGCTTTCGGGGCATCTCGGGCCACTCGTCCGTCATCCATCTGGAACGACTCAAGACGTTCGTCGAGGAGCCCATTGAAGCTTTCGGCGTGCCTCCGGAGCATTGCGACGCGCTCGGCGCACTGGTCCGCCACAAAGCTACCCTCCCGCCGCTGCGGTTCGACTGCGGCACCGAGGATCCGCTTCTGGAGGACAACCGGGCCCTACACGCCGCGCTCGATGCAGCCGGCATCCCGCACACGTACGAGGAATTCCCGGGCGGGCACGAGTGGACGTACTGGGAGCGGCAGGTCGTCCGCACCCTCCGGTTTTTCGGGGGGATACTGAACCGGGGAACCGCTCAGTAG
- a CDS encoding ABC transporter ATP-binding protein, translating into MPDIPPPVIDLQQVVRAFTEGDNERLVLDGVNLQLDRGAFAVLLGRSGTGKSTLLNVISGIDLPTRGRVALDGVDLTCLSERERTLFRRARIGFVFQAFNLIPTLTVEENVLLPLELNGRMTRGEIDRALDILAEVGLGDRRDSYPDRLSGGEQQRVAIARALAHDPPLILADEPTGNLDDETAGRVLELFDSLLRRLGKTTLIVTHDRSMISMADRVLVLHGGVLSETTPTAIE; encoded by the coding sequence ATGCCCGACATTCCCCCGCCCGTCATCGATCTTCAGCAGGTTGTGCGCGCCTTTACCGAGGGCGACAACGAGCGTCTGGTGCTGGACGGCGTCAATCTCCAACTCGATCGCGGCGCCTTTGCCGTCTTGCTGGGGCGCAGCGGAACGGGCAAAAGCACCTTACTCAACGTCATCAGCGGGATCGATCTGCCGACGCGGGGGCGGGTGGCGCTCGACGGCGTAGATCTCACCTGTCTTAGCGAGCGCGAGCGGACGTTGTTCCGGCGAGCACGCATCGGCTTCGTGTTCCAGGCGTTTAATCTGATTCCCACGCTCACCGTCGAGGAAAACGTCCTCCTCCCGCTCGAACTCAACGGCCGGATGACGCGGGGGGAGATCGACCGCGCGCTCGACATCCTCGCCGAGGTGGGGTTGGGGGACCGGCGCGACAGTTATCCGGACCGCCTCTCCGGCGGCGAGCAGCAGCGGGTAGCCATCGCCCGCGCCCTCGCCCACGATCCCCCTCTCATCCTGGCCGACGAGCCCACCGGCAACCTGGACGACGAGACGGCCGGCCGCGTGCTGGAGTTGTTCGATTCGCTCCTGCGCCGGCTGGGTAAGACGACGCTCATCGTTACCCACGACCGCTCGATGATCTCCATGGCGGATCGCGTACTGGTGCTCCATGGCGGCGTCCTCTCGGAAACGACGCCCACGGCTATCGAATAA